The segment GTTTGTTCGTCTCTAGGTTGTTCGACACTGGATTGTTCATTGACGACATCACTCAAGTCCCAAACCACGATGCCGCCACCAGACGTTCCGGCTACCACGAACCGACCATCCGCCGAGATTCGAACAACAAGTGTTTCACCGTGCGGACTTTCGAGAACAATCGGCAACCCGGTCTCACCATTTTCTGGGGCCGAATTAACATCGTAAAGGCACACCGCGCCTCGTGCCGACAACGATACCGCGACCCATCGACCATCGCCTGACCTCGCCATTCGGTAAAATTTTCGCCATTTGGGCGGCACAAAGCGGTTGAGCACGTCCCCGGTTTCAGTTTTTCGAATGACGACTTCGCCACTATTGGGCATGTACATCAAGTCCTGGCCTGTTTCAAAGCAAAGATCATTGCTTCGAGACTTGGATTCGTAGACGCCGGTCCGGGCATTCGTTTTCCAGTCATAGGTTTCCAGCGGCTCGTATCGCGTTCCGACAGCAAGTCGCTGACCATCACCTGAAAACGCCACGGACTCGACGGTAGTCTTGAACCCCGTCAAATTTACATCCAAACGTTTTGACTTGGCATTGCTGTCAGCCGTTCCAAGCAACGTGGGCCAAAACTCAACTTGATTCGATGGTCCAAACCATGAGAAACTCGTTGGAACCGAGACACCAACTGCAAACAAGCTTCTGTCAGCAGAAACGTCTAATGCGTATATCTTTGTTTTCGGATCCAAGGCAATTTCTTTAACCATCGCGCCGTTGCTGCCTTGATAAACTCGAATCAGATTCTGTTCGGCAACGATGGCGAAAAGATCCGTCCCAGATAGGGGAACGATTTCCGAGACGCGAGTATCGAACGATTCGCCTCGGAACCAGTCAGCTGTCGAAATCGCCTTTAAAATACGAAAATCGAAACGATCTCGCCAAGCGTCACTGACGTAACGTTCGATCTCGCGAATTCGGTCGATTGCTTCCGCGTCATCATTGCGCGCGATCGAGGCGAACGCGTGTTCCAAATCCGATCGATACGCAATATTGATTGCCTTGGACTCGGAAGTTGCTTTTTGATCGAGCGCAAGCTCTAAGGATTTACCCTGGGTTCTCAGACGCTGGTTCGTGTTCGCGAAGTAAACCAAACTCGACATCGCCAACACGATCATTGCGAACACCAACAGCGATGACCACGGCGACTGTTTCGCAACACCTACGCTTCTTTCCACAACCGATCGCGGCCGAGCATGCACCTCGCGACCTTCGCGCCAACGAACCAAATCGTCCACAAAGTCTTGTACCGAAGCATAGCGGCGGGTGAGATCGCGGCGAATTGATTTCAAGCAAATCGCCACCAGATCGCGAGAAATTGGCGGAGCCTGAATCGGCAGCGATTCAATGTCGCCGGTACAGATCTCAGCCAGCAACTCGACCGAATCGACTGACTGAAACGGCAACCTTCCGACCAACGTTTGGTACAGCAACAGTCCCAGCGAATACACATCGGCGATTCGAGCATCGGCACCTTTCAGTCCCATCAGTTGCTCGGGAGCCATGTAGATGATCGTGCCACCGATTCGCCACTGGTCGCCCACGTCCGATTCCCAATTCGCATTGGTGACCAATCCAAAGTCGGTCAACCGAGGCGTGAATGGTAACGGTGAGTCCTTCGCAGTATCGGCAACCAACATGACGTTGCCGGGCTTGATATCGCGGTGTACCAAACCACGACCGTGTGCGTGCGAGACTGCTTGACCAATCTTGATCGTCACCTCCGACGCTAGTTTCGGATTCATGCTGCCGCCTTCGCGCAGGTATTGCTGCAGCGTCGGACCGTCACAAAATTCAGACACTAAATAAACGTGATCGTCGTCATCGAGCACTTCGTACAGCGGCACCAAGTACGGATGGTTTAAACTCGCAGCCGCGCGGGCTTCGAACAGACGATACTCGTTCTCGATCGATTGGCCGGCAACTGATTTCGCTAGCACCTTGATCGCCACGTCACGGCGCAGCACTTCATCGTGTGCGCGATGGACCACACCAAACCCTCCCTGGCCTACTTTTGCGCCCATCACAAATCGGCCAATGCGTTCAGGTACTTGCCGGGGCAGCATCGTAAACGACGAATCGGACGACTGGCCGATCGATCGCGTCGGCAGACTGCTTCCCGTCGCTGCGTGCAAGAGTCTTAGCACTTGCGCGATGCGTGAGTGACTCAGTCGTTCGGAAAGTTCGCCCAAGCCGCGCTGACGCAATCGTTGATCAAAATCCTCGGCTGCACTCGCCAACTGATTCAGCGACGACGAGTCTCCGGAAAATGATTTCCTCTGACCGAAACCAAGCTGCGGATCCGAATCGTCAAACGTATCATCCGTGGTCAACTTGGCTCCTCCAACTTCAATCCAAGCTGGTCAAGACCTTTGATCCACCGTCCTTGAACGATCGACAGTGACGCCAGCGATCGCCGACAAGAGTAAATTCCAATCACACCCCAAACCATCAAGAAACTCCAACGTCTAGTTTTACGATCATTTCTTTAAATTAGTCCGGTGCATCCGAATGCATTTTGTTAACGACGCTGGTCCAATGCCGTCATTGCGATCACGATAAAACCGTGAAGTTTAGCCAAAGCATCGACCGAGATGCAGCAAGGAGACAATTGATTTTCTAAATCTCAACAAAAAGCAAATTTCATGAATTTGAGAACGTGAATCTTCAGTCGCTCGCGTTAGCGTCGTCGTCATGTTGAATCGAATGCTGACGATGTACCCCCGGCTACAGACTCAACCCTGCTCCAACCGGAGTCTGTTAACGCAGCAATTATCTTGCGACGTCTCGACTTACCACTCGCAACTAAGCAACCGGTTCAATCACCTAACGAACGCGGCGCCTTTGATTATGGCAACACCAGTCTAGTTTTCGACTGTGGCCTCGAAGCTTACCGGTGATTTTGTCGTGCGGGGATCATTGCCGAGACTCGCCACCGTCGGTGGCGGTGGTAGTGTTTTCCACATTTGGTGGTCTAGATCGGCTAGGGTTTGGCGATTCTCAGGTGCGCTAGCGATGTTTGTATTTTCCATCGGATCGGTTTCGTGGTCGTACAGTTCCGTTGCGATGACTTTACCGTTTCGGCGGTCCTGCCACTGCGTGTAGCGGTAGCGACTGGTGCGCATCGAGTAGCCCATCATCGGCGTGCCGTTGTGCTTTCGTTGAAACTGACTAAACGCAGCCTGCTTTACCTCTTGATCAGAACCCGCCAACAGCGGCGTGAGGCTGCGGCCTTCAAGTTGATCGGGGATCGGAAGTCCCGTCAGTTCGCACAGGGTCGGGAAAACGTCAAGCAATTCGACCAGTGCGCGAGTTTTTTGGCCGTTTCCCTTGGCGCTAGGTGCGCGAATGATCAATGGTACTCGCGTGTCGATCTCGTGGTTGGTCTGCTTGCACCAACTGTTATGTTCGCCAAGTTTCCAACCATGGTCGCTCCACAAAACGACCACCGTATTTTCCGACAGCCCCAGCAGGTCCAATTCGCTGATTAGTTTGCCCACCAAGCTGTCGATAAAACTGACCGATGCATAGTAGCCATGCTTGAGCCGACGTTGCTGCTCATTTGTAAGAGAACCTTGATCGGGTGCCGGAGCGCCAGCGAAATCGAAGTAGTCTCGCAGTTCGTACATCGTGTTCATAGCGAATGCAGGCGAGTCTTTCGGCAGCATCGGATTGACGGCAACCGGAATTGATTTGGGGTCGTAAAGTTCCCAGTACTTGCGTGGCACGACGAACGGCAAATGCGGACGAACGAATCCGGCGGCCAAGAAGAACGGCTTGTCTTGTTTCGCCAATCGCTTCATGGCCGTAAGTGCTTGCTCGGCAATTGCACCGTCAATGTGTAAGTGTTCGGGAACATCAACGATCTCCGTCGCTTCGGCTCGCATGCGGTTAATCTTTTTCTGTGGTCGCCCTTCGACCTTCATCTGAATTCGGAACTCGGCAAGCTTACGTTTCGAATCATCCGACCAAAGCACCCGTGGCGTCGGCCAAGCATGCGGCTCGCTCCAGGATTCGTTATCCGGCCACGGATTATGGAAGATCTTTCCATAGGACACCGCGTGGTAACCATGATCGATGAAGTGCTTGGGCATGGTGACCGCATCCGGCATCGTCGTACGAAACTCAGTCACCAGATCCCAAACCTTGGTCGTGTCCGGCCTCAATCCCGTCATGATGCTGACTCGCGAAGGGTTGCAGACAGCCACTTGGCAGTAGGCACGATCAAACAGCACACCCGATTTTGCCAAGCGATCGATGTTGGGCGACTGAATCGCTGGTTCGCCGTAACAGCCAAGCTCGGTACGGAGATCATCGACAGCGATGAATAGCACATTCAGTTTGTCGGCGGCGCATAACAGCGGCCCGGTGACAACAAACGCCGCCACTGCGAACATCGCCGCGATGCGGCTTCTTAAGATTTCAATTCTTAAACATAGATCGGTCGACACTTGCAAAGCCTTGTCCGAGTGCGTGATCATTTTACGAGTTCTATTCGATCACAATTGTATTCAAATTGTCGGATCGATGATTGCTAACCCGGCATAGAGCGTGACGCTTGTTGCTACTCGGGTAACTCGGCCATACGCGTTCTCAATCGGCGCAGCACTCGCGACTTTGCTTGATAGACGCTGGCGACCGAGATCCCCAGGGTGGCTGCGACCGTTGATGCGGGTTGCTGGTCCACGGCGGTCAACAAGAATGCTCGCCAAGTCGTCGGCTCGAATTCGGATTCCACGAACGTCAGGACTTGCCGGATCAGCGGGCTCTCGATCGATGCCGGACAGATCGTTGAATCCAACGAATCGGGCTGGCCATCCTGGCTGACTTGGTGCAGTTGATCCAGTGCCGCGGTCCCGCCGGCCGCACCTCCCTCGGCGGCCTCGCGTTTTGACAATCGGCGAAAATGGTCGCGAACCCGATTGCGTGTGATCGTGGCCAACCAGGACCGGAAACTGCCTTTGTCCTTTTGGCGTTGGAAGTCGCCGATGCCTCGCGCGACCGACGCAAACACGTCTTGAACCACATCCGGCGCGTCGGACGGCGCGATTCCCGAAGTCCGGCACCACCGATAAACGATCGGGCCAAACGTGTTGACCAGCCGGCTCCAACTTTCCGCATCCATTTGCTTGACGCCGCTCATCAGCATCGTTGAAAGCGTGGGGTGATCGCCGGGCTGCTCGTCTGAGTTCACAAATGGGGGAAAAACTTTGTTCATAAAAAGATTTTATCAGCAAAGCGTGTCAGATGCCGGCGTTCATCCTGGTGAGTTACCCTAACAAGCCCGGAGAACCCCATGATGACCGCAACCGAGTGCCCGTCGATCGAACGTCTCAGAGAGCTGACGCTTGGGCGTTTGGCCGAAGACGATAGTGATGCCGTGCTGGACCATCTTCGCGAC is part of the Rubripirellula reticaptiva genome and harbors:
- a CDS encoding RNA polymerase sigma factor, with amino-acid sequence MNKVFPPFVNSDEQPGDHPTLSTMLMSGVKQMDAESWSRLVNTFGPIVYRWCRTSGIAPSDAPDVVQDVFASVARGIGDFQRQKDKGSFRSWLATITRNRVRDHFRRLSKREAAEGGAAGGTAALDQLHQVSQDGQPDSLDSTICPASIESPLIRQVLTFVESEFEPTTWRAFLLTAVDQQPASTVAATLGISVASVYQAKSRVLRRLRTRMAELPE
- a CDS encoding WD40 repeat domain-containing serine/threonine protein kinase; this encodes MTTDDTFDDSDPQLGFGQRKSFSGDSSSLNQLASAAEDFDQRLRQRGLGELSERLSHSRIAQVLRLLHAATGSSLPTRSIGQSSDSSFTMLPRQVPERIGRFVMGAKVGQGGFGVVHRAHDEVLRRDVAIKVLAKSVAGQSIENEYRLFEARAAASLNHPYLVPLYEVLDDDDHVYLVSEFCDGPTLQQYLREGGSMNPKLASEVTIKIGQAVSHAHGRGLVHRDIKPGNVMLVADTAKDSPLPFTPRLTDFGLVTNANWESDVGDQWRIGGTIIYMAPEQLMGLKGADARIADVYSLGLLLYQTLVGRLPFQSVDSVELLAEICTGDIESLPIQAPPISRDLVAICLKSIRRDLTRRYASVQDFVDDLVRWREGREVHARPRSVVERSVGVAKQSPWSSLLVFAMIVLAMSSLVYFANTNQRLRTQGKSLELALDQKATSESKAINIAYRSDLEHAFASIARNDDAEAIDRIREIERYVSDAWRDRFDFRILKAISTADWFRGESFDTRVSEIVPLSGTDLFAIVAEQNLIRVYQGSNGAMVKEIALDPKTKIYALDVSADRSLFAVGVSVPTSFSWFGPSNQVEFWPTLLGTADSNAKSKRLDVNLTGFKTTVESVAFSGDGQRLAVGTRYEPLETYDWKTNARTGVYESKSRSNDLCFETGQDLMYMPNSGEVVIRKTETGDVLNRFVPPKWRKFYRMARSGDGRWVAVSLSARGAVCLYDVNSAPENGETGLPIVLESPHGETLVVRISADGRFVVAGTSGGGIVVWDLSDVVNEQSSVEQPRDEQTNDETIQKPITVSPALYRVIHDQPITAISINDDGVIASGSEDGTVAFSYALPKPVTENAIRFDDGSIVAAMTADGRTAFVGCYDGSIWRFDVETKKQICIRKANRLRARSIAVMPRGPWGEDDWIAVGFDQGGAIIGRVPVSGVANTPVHWHDIPSKIQPGVPLDDESLVAVKIVCDESDKKICLCRGFGRIQCVRFECTPDNQEIQSIKPDVIDQTLTSVKAAYFADDQTVVTLGETIHVLKHSPESSVISKPGINFVQCLAFDRNKQLIYVGGKDGRVRMLDKNFELLKCSRPWVPLESKLHHSRVIESITLSPDGNSFLTGSDTGDVAIWDSETVRCLGTIWTGDSIGGLESMSISDDASVLLMHQCGLYKPLDSHRGALRFLNLPALTNPQTTLPSN
- a CDS encoding sulfatase yields the protein MITHSDKALQVSTDLCLRIEILRSRIAAMFAVAAFVVTGPLLCAADKLNVLFIAVDDLRTELGCYGEPAIQSPNIDRLAKSGVLFDRAYCQVAVCNPSRVSIMTGLRPDTTKVWDLVTEFRTTMPDAVTMPKHFIDHGYHAVSYGKIFHNPWPDNESWSEPHAWPTPRVLWSDDSKRKLAEFRIQMKVEGRPQKKINRMRAEATEIVDVPEHLHIDGAIAEQALTAMKRLAKQDKPFFLAAGFVRPHLPFVVPRKYWELYDPKSIPVAVNPMLPKDSPAFAMNTMYELRDYFDFAGAPAPDQGSLTNEQQRRLKHGYYASVSFIDSLVGKLISELDLLGLSENTVVVLWSDHGWKLGEHNSWCKQTNHEIDTRVPLIIRAPSAKGNGQKTRALVELLDVFPTLCELTGLPIPDQLEGRSLTPLLAGSDQEVKQAAFSQFQRKHNGTPMMGYSMRTSRYRYTQWQDRRNGKVIATELYDHETDPMENTNIASAPENRQTLADLDHQMWKTLPPPPTVASLGNDPRTTKSPVSFEATVEN